The genomic interval CCCGGCAAATACCGGCCATTCCCAACGGGTATTAAAGGCGATCGATTCCGCGAGGCCGGCAAACACCAACAGTGCGAACAGTGCGCCCGCCAGACGCAGGGGATGGCGGGCGGGCACTACGCGCAGCTGCGGCGGCGCATCGGAATCGGTGGAGTGAATATAAGGCGTCATGAGGCGTCTCCTGTATCGGTGATTGCCGCCGCGTGAACGTTCACGGATGCCGCGTCCGGCACCGGCGTGAAGGGATAGAGCGGTTTGCGAAACGGCAGGCGCCCGTCGTGCGGCGGCTGGCTGTAGTATTCCGGGTCGATGCTCGGGTCGAACTGGGGTTGGTAGCCTTCGCTCAGATACAGCCCAACCGCTTCCGGCTGACGAAATCCGGTGGTCAGAAACAGATCGCAGTAACCCAACCGGCGGGCATGATGCTCCAGCTCGCGCAGTACCCGGCGCGCCAGCCCCTGACGGCGTTGGGTTTTGTCGGTCCAGATGCGTTTCAGCTCGGCGGTGGTGGCGTCGTAGCGTTTGAACGCACCGGTGGCGATCGGCCGGTGATGGTGCAGTAGCACGACAAAGATGCCGTCAGGTTGCAGGTAAAGCGTGACGGGATCCGGCTCGCGCTGGCCGAAATAGTCGCCGTAGCGCTGGCGGTATTCGTTGAACAGGTCGTCGATAATCGGCACGATGCGCGGGTCGTCCGGGCGGCTGATGATAAAGCGTTCTGCAGACATTCTGGCCTCCTGATTACGGTTGATCATCGCCAAGCCCGGGCGGATTGATTTCCGAACGTGCTATACGCTCCACGCTCTCTCCCCAGCGGTTCAGTACCTGGTCGTATTGGCCGCCCTCTATCACGCCGTTCAGCGCGGCGTTGACGGCGTTGACCAGCCCGTTGCCCTTGCGGGTGGTGACGGCGATGTGCGCCGCTTGCGGCCAGCCGCCGTTGACGATGCCCACCAGCCGGGTGTTGCCGGCCAGCGAGGCTTTGTAGGCCCCGGTGACGTTGGGCCCGAAGGTGGCATCGGCCCGACCGGACTGGATGCTGAGCGTCGCGGCGGCGTCATCGGTGCTGTAGATAGGCGCGACCGGCGGCAGCCCCTGAGCGCGGTTCTGTTTGTCCCACTCCAGCAGGATGGCTTCCTGATTGGTGCCGGAGCCGACGATCACCTTCAGGCCGGCGATGTCTTTGGCGCTGTCGATGGTTTTGATCGGGCTGGCGGATTTGACATAGAAACCGAGCGTATCGGCGCGATAGGTGGCGAAATCGAACCGTTCCTTGCGCGCTTTGGTGACGGTGATGTTGGTGACGGCGATGTCATATTTCCCGGAGGCGACGCCGAGCGGCCAGTCTTCCCAGGAGGTCGGCACGATGTTCAGCTCCAGCCCCAGACTGTCCGCCACCAGGCGGGCGATGTCCGGCTCGCTGCCGTAAAGGGTTTTGTTGTCATCGCCCAACAGCACCAGCGGCGGCGAAGCGCGTAGCGACGCCACGGCGACGGTGAGTTTGCCCGGCACGGCGAATGCGAACCCCGGTGGGATCAGCGCGGTAGCTTGCGGGTTTGTCGGTGCATGGATGGGCTGTTGATTGGCTTTCAGGTCGATGCCGGACGCCAGTGCGTTGCCCAACAGCAGCCAACTGCCCAGCAGGATGGCGCCCAGGCGATAGAGAGGGCGAGGTGTTTTGTTTTGCATAGCGTTTCCTTGACGGTGCGATGGTCATGAGAGCAGGTGAGGGGACAGGCGCGGCTATTCGCCGAGGCCCGGCGGGTTGACGACGGAGCGCGTGACTTTTTCGTCATTCTCGCCCCATCGATCCAGTACCTGCGCGTACTGGCCGCTTTGGATCACGCCGTTCAGCGCGGTGCTGATTGGCTCGATAAGCCCGTTGCCTTTTTGGGTGGTCACTGCTACCCAGGCGGTGGTTGGCCCCCGGCCTACCATGCGGGTTTGGCCGGTGAGCGCGGCCTTGTAGGCGCCGATGGAGTGCGGGCCGAAGAAGGCGTCAACCCGGCCGGATAACAGGCTGAGCGTCGCTGCCGCATCGTCGGTGACGTAGATCGGTGCCACCGGCGGTAGCCCTCGGGCGCGATTTTGCCGATCCCATTCCAGCAGAATATTTTCCTGGTTGGTGCCCGAACCGACGATCACCTTTAACCCAGCAATGTCTTCCGGGCCGCGTATTGCTTTGATGTGACTGCTGTTTTTGACGTAAAAGCCCAGCGTGTCGATGCGGTAGGTGGCGAAATCGAACCGTTCCTTGCGCGCTTTGGTGACGGCGATATTGATGATGGCGATGTCGTAGCGCCCGGTGGCGATGCCCAGCGGCCAATCCTCCCACGCGGTCGGCACCAGTTTCAGCGTCAGCCCCAGGCTGTCGGCGATCAGCCGGGCGATGTCCGGGTCGCTGCCGATACGGGTTTTGTTGTCGTCCGCCAGTACGGACAGCGGCGGTGAACTCAGGGTTGAGACGGCGACGGTCAGCGTACCGGGTGTGGCGAATCGGAACCCTGCCGGGATCTGGCTGACGGCCTGCGGGTTGCGCGGCGCGTGGATCGGTAGCTGATTGGCGTTCAGGTCGATACGGCCGACAGTGTTTTCTGCCTGCACCCCGGCGCTTAGTAACGCCGGGAGCAACAGCAGCGTTGGGATGAACGGTCGTTTCACTGCACCGCCTCCTGCAGTTCACGCGGGCTGGCGAACTGGTTGGCGGGGTAGTCCAGCGCGAAGCTTTCACGCAGTGTGACGCCGGGATACTCGTGGCGGAACAGACCGCGCTGCTGTAACAGAGGAACTACCCGATCGACAAAACGGGCGAAGGTGTCCGGCGTACCGCCCTGGATAATGAAACCGTCCGCCGCCTGTTGCTCGAACCACGTTTGCAGGCCGTCTGCCACCTGTTCCGGCGTACCGCTGAACAGCGGACGCGGTGTGGCGGCTTCCAGCGCCGCCTGTCGCAGCGTCAGCCCTCTTTCCTGCGCATTACGTTTGATTTCATCGGTGGTGCTGCGAAAGCTGTTCTTGCCCAAATCGCCGATATCCGGGAACGGCTCGTCCAGCGGATGCTGAGAGAAATCATAGTGCTCGAAGTAGCGGCCAAGATAGTTGAGGGCATCGCTGATGGTGACTAGCCGGGCGGTTTCCTGATATTGGCGCTCCACGTCTGCGGCGTTGTCACCGACGATGACGCTCACGCCCTGAAAGATATGCAACTGATCGGCGCGGCGGCCATTGGCTTCCAACTGCCGTTTGACATCGCGGTAGAATTCCTGCGCTTCCGGCAGTGTATGCTGGTGGGTAAAAATAGCGTCCGCGTGGCTGGCCGCCAGCTTTTTACCGTCCTCGGAGGCGCCCGCCTGAAAGACGATCGGCCGGCCCTGCGGCGTGCGTCCGATGTTGAGCGGGCCCTGTACCGAGAAGAATTCCCCCTGATGGTTTAGCGTGTGCAGTTTTTCGGGTTCGAAGAAACGGCCGCTGGCTTTGTCGCGCACGAAGGCGTCG from Musicola paradisiaca NCPPB 2511 carries:
- a CDS encoding GNAT family N-acetyltransferase encodes the protein MSAERFIISRPDDPRIVPIIDDLFNEYRQRYGDYFGQREPDPVTLYLQPDGIFVVLLHHHRPIATGAFKRYDATTAELKRIWTDKTQRRQGLARRVLRELEHHARRLGYCDLFLTTGFRQPEAVGLYLSEGYQPQFDPSIDPEYYSQPPHDGRLPFRKPLYPFTPVPDAASVNVHAAAITDTGDAS
- a CDS encoding ABC transporter substrate-binding protein → MQNKTPRPLYRLGAILLGSWLLLGNALASGIDLKANQQPIHAPTNPQATALIPPGFAFAVPGKLTVAVASLRASPPLVLLGDDNKTLYGSEPDIARLVADSLGLELNIVPTSWEDWPLGVASGKYDIAVTNITVTKARKERFDFATYRADTLGFYVKSASPIKTIDSAKDIAGLKVIVGSGTNQEAILLEWDKQNRAQGLPPVAPIYSTDDAAATLSIQSGRADATFGPNVTGAYKASLAGNTRLVGIVNGGWPQAAHIAVTTRKGNGLVNAVNAALNGVIEGGQYDQVLNRWGESVERIARSEINPPGLGDDQP
- a CDS encoding ABC transporter substrate-binding protein; this translates as MKRPFIPTLLLLPALLSAGVQAENTVGRIDLNANQLPIHAPRNPQAVSQIPAGFRFATPGTLTVAVSTLSSPPLSVLADDNKTRIGSDPDIARLIADSLGLTLKLVPTAWEDWPLGIATGRYDIAIINIAVTKARKERFDFATYRIDTLGFYVKNSSHIKAIRGPEDIAGLKVIVGSGTNQENILLEWDRQNRARGLPPVAPIYVTDDAAATLSLLSGRVDAFFGPHSIGAYKAALTGQTRMVGRGPTTAWVAVTTQKGNGLIEPISTALNGVIQSGQYAQVLDRWGENDEKVTRSVVNPPGLGE